The following nucleotide sequence is from Mesoaciditoga lauensis cd-1655R = DSM 25116.
CCGTAAGTGGATGAAGATGTGTGCGCTTTATCTCACGCGCCATTGCCAGCGTTGTTGTGCCGCTGTCCAAAATTATGCTGTCGCCCACCTTTACAAATTCCAATGCCCTCTGTGCAATTGAAAGTTTTTCTTCAACATGCTGCTTGGACTTTTGAATGAAATTCCATTCTACTCTCGTGTGAGAAGGAAGTACTGCTCCCCCGTGTGTGCGGATGATTAAACCCAATTTTTCCAGTTCTTTTAGGTCTTTTCTTATGGTTACACTTGTCACACCGAGATACTTGGAAAGATCTTTAACGGTCACTTCTCCTCTTTGCTTTATAAGGTCTATGACCTTTTCTTTTCTGGTTTCGTCTAGCATCAAATTACCTCGCTTTTAGAACTTTCTATTCAAAAATTCCTCGAATTCCCCTCCGAACAACGTTTTCATATCTCTTCTCATCTCTTCTTCAGAAACGTTCCAACCGTCGTCCAATATCTGTGAATACTTTTCTATCAGCACGTTTTTTATGATCTCTTTTGAATGCTTCCACTTGTACATAACTTGATCTAAAACACGCGCATCGGAGTGTTGGACTGTAAATCCCCATCCCAACATTTCAATGCGTTCGCGAGTCAACTCTTCAATTATGGAAGGATTGTTCAGGAACCACCAGCATCCGAAAATGTGGATGTTCCTGAATTTACGGGCGGCAACGACCAACTCGTGTTGATTTTCTCTTGAAAGCATGGTTATTATGAACTTGTTATGTGGATAAGTTTTCGCCAGATATTCAAGTGATTCGATGTTTGCCTTTCCCACTGAGTCGCCTGCAAGGAGCAACTCTGGATTTGTAAGCTTTTTCACGCCTATCATCATAGCGAATGGGATATCCCTTTCTCTTGAAACTTCAACGATGGCCTTCTCTATAATGATAGATGTCTCGTTATCTGAAGGAACTTTGAGCGTTGGGGGAAGGGATGCTGCCATGTAAAGGGGATCCATTTTGTCGATCCAATCGTTCAAAAATCTTTTTATCTCTTCCAACGTCTTTTCCGTCAATTTTTCTGTGACGTCATATCCCCATTCTTTTAGCTTTGGATAAGTGGTGGGCCATTTGACCAAAAGCGGATCTATCCTAAGTGCACTTTTGAACCTTTCATCTTTTTCATGCCCATTTTCCCAAACTTCTCTTTCTGCATCTACAAAAGGATCGTTTGTCATGACAACGTACTTGATATTTGCCTTTTTAAAGACCGTGTCTATGTAATTACTTACGTTCTGGTTTTCAAAGTAATTCCTGTACGAATCCAATCTTCTTTCGTACACCTCTAAGCCAAGTTCTTCTAAGACGGTTAAAACACCTCTGGTAGCTTCACTGATGGGGGTTCTATCGATGAAAAGGGTTTTCCATATAAAATCTGCTTGTTCCCTCTTGGACATGCTCCAAAATTTTTCATAGGGCATATCGGTGTATCTCATCGCTTCTGCCACAAGATAGTGATAAACCAGCAGTTCGTCTATTCCCCAGAGTAGCAAACTTCCGAAGCTTTTATCAAAAATGTGAGTGTGCACGTCTATGATAGGAGTTTCGTTCATTATCTTCTCTATCAGTTCTCCCAACTCATGTTTTTCAACCTTCATTTTTATCCCTCCGTTTGTGTAAACGAAATCAAAAGAAAATTAAAAGCAATTAAATGAAACCATACGAAAGTAGAAATGTCAAACACGTTTTTGAAGGATTATTGGGAATTTCAACACTTTTAAATTGATTAAACGGATTCTCCGCTTTTTTTCTTAACTATGCTTCGAATATCTAAGAAAATCGTGAAACCATATGGTGAGAATTGTGTGTTAAGGTGATATAATTTACGTAAGTGTTTGGTTTTGTGGAATTAAAGGTGAAGACAATACGATTAAAGCGAAAGTAAAAGAAAGCAAAATGGAATTTTAGAGGTGGCCAAAGTGCGTAAGTACTTCAGATACTTCAAATATTGTGGGGTTGCTTCCATAATTCTGTTTTTTTTCATAGTTGGAATTGGCATATATTACAATCCAGCTTTTTCGTTTTTCAAGAATGCTTTCAGCGATTTAGGTTCGTACTACGCCAACTTTCCCACCATTTTCAACGTGGGTCTCTTTTTCGTGGCGATTCTCATGTTCCTCTTTTCCATCTACATGATGGAAATAAGCGGGAACAAAATGCAAACCATAGCGGGTGCGTACATATCGATAGCTTCCATCTTCATATCCTTAATAGGACTTTACAATGAAAACACAAAACCTCACGATTTTATAGCTCTTTACTTTTTCATTCAATATTTCTTGGGAATAATCACGTATGGTTTGGGAAATTGGAAAAATAAAGTGAAGCTTTCCATCTCCTTGCTGCTCTTTGGTGGATTCATATTGGTTTTCTTCATTCCCTGGCCTTCGCTTGCCATGGCAGAAAGCTACGCCATTCTTTTGATATTGACATTCACGATATTGGTTTGGAAGACTGAAAGATAAAAGTAGAAGTTCACATTTCCAAAACGCTTCGCATTTGAAAAGCAACATTTGAAACGGTTCTCATCAGTTTAGTGTGGGTAAAATATGCCGATTCTTCATTCTGCCTGTTGTTGTAGTTCTGAACAAAATCATCCCAAAATACCTTGTTATCAAGTAAAAGGACAAGCACCCTCGAAGTACTTGTCAGAACATATGAGATCCCCATCTGGAGATTCACAAATATGAGGTTGAGAGGCACAGGACGTGCCGAGAAAGCGAAGCACTCATGGACGAGTGTCTGAGCATGCCTCATATTTTGAATCGTAAGATGGAAAAAGAGCGAATCCGTTCTGACAAGACTTCGAAAAAAATCACCTTGATCGCTTGGAAAGCGGTAGTAAAATGTTAAAGGATGCTATTATTCGAAATATGTTACCCACACAATCCGGTAGAGAACCGAGAAGTTATAGTCATTTTAAAAGCTTTTCCATCCCTCAAAACACTTGCCGAGGCTTGTGAACCCCTCATTTGAAGACTCATAAAACGACGCACTCTCAGATACTCGTCTGTAAGTGCGCCGCTTTCTATCCACTTTTTGTTCAACCGAACAGAAACAACAGAGACTCTTGATTGATATTACAGATTTAGCGTTGGAGCTAATTTGCCTTCCCAGAAGAAATTCGGAATTTCGGGTTTTTTAAAGGGAGCTTTTGCCTCATTTATGGCTTTTAAGTATCCTTGAGCCGTGGCATTCCACGTATATTTTTCTTTTACTCTCATCAAAGCTTTTCTTTGAAATGTGAGATAGACATCTACGTTTTTCAAAAGTTCTGTGAATCCTTTTGCGATTTCAGATGGAACTTCTGGATTCACCAACACTCCATACTCTTGACCTGATTCTTTCAGTATCTCAGAAGGGCCACCGTTTTTAGTTGCTACCACCGGCAATCCGCATGCCATGGCCTCTATGATGGATAGTCCAAAAGGTTCGTAAAGGGCGGGGTTGCAAAAGATAGACTTTTTCTTCGAAGCGATTCTGTAAAGCGAAGCCAATTCATTTTGACCATTTGCCTGGATAAAGAAAACACGATCTTCTGCTTTTTCCTTTTGAATCAAATTAACCATTTCAGAAAGCACGTTTTTTTCATTTTCTTCAAGATTTTTGTACTCTTCATACACGTTTTTCATGCCACGAACGACTATCAAGAAATTCGCGTGATTTTTGAGCCATTCATCATTTAAATACGCTTTTAAAGCTGAAATGTGATTTTTCTTTTGTTCTATTCGACTGGAAAGTATTATGAGCGGAAGATCAATCCTTGAAGAAGTGGCGTACTTGGCAACCACATTTTCCAATCTTTTTTCCATCTGCTCATCTTGTGCAGAAGAATGTTCGTTGAAAATCTTCAAATTCACGCCAGGCGGAATGACTTTGAATTTTTCATCCTCTTCCACGCTTATCCATCCTTTGTAAAGTTGATGGGAGTACTGTTCAAATCTTTCCATCGAGGTGCTTACGACGTTAAAAGATGAGTACTTCATAGCGGTTCTTTCTGCTTGAATTCGTGTAGAGAAATTGTATTTTGTGTCCATTTCTTCGATGTTTTGCTTGGTCACGTGAAGTTTATCCATCTTTTGTGCACCAAGTGAGTGAGCGGTAAAGGAATAAGGGATGTTTGTTATACTGGCAAACATAGCGGCAGATATACCTCCATCACCGTAATGCCCTGTGACAAAATCTGGCATTTCCCCTTCAGATTGATAAAATTTCTCTATTCCTTTGACATATTCTTTTAGATAAGGCCAAAGCTTTTCTTTCGGAAGAAATTTTTTCCCTCCAAAGTTTATCCTAACTATATTGAGGTTGCTTACACCTGGATAATGATCAATTTTAGAAGAAAACTCAGGCCATTGAGGATCTTCTATTCTTCTGGTGAAAATATCCACCTTTATCCCAAGCGATGCCATTGCTGTTGCCACTTCTTTTACGTAAACGAGTTGCCCGCCAAAATCTGGATGAGATGTCCAATAACTGTCATGCGGATCAAAATTTCCTTGAGGGTTGAAGAACGCTATTCTCAATTAACTCATCCTCTCATCATTTGTTTTGTCGTTATTATGAAGATAATTTTCGACGATTTTTTTCGCACTCGGAAGAGGGGTGTCAGAGCCCACGTTTTCAACTCTGAACGCCGCCGTGGCGCTTCCAAATTTTGCCGATTCGAATATATCATTTCCCTTTAGTAGAGAGTAGTACATCCCGGACCAAAATGCGTCTCCAGCTCCTGTGGAATCCACCACTTTTCTTGCAAGAGATGGCATTTTCCTTATTGCCTTTCCGTTTGAAACCAAAGCCCCATCTTTTCCCAACGTTAGGACAACGTTTTTGACTCCGAGCCGGTGGAAAGTCTGAATATATTTTTCTGGTGTCATATCCCCTAAAAGGCATTTTGCGTCATCTAATGAGGGTTTCATAAGGAAGATATCTTTTAGCATTTTCTTTATAAAAGAAGTTCCATTTCCTTCCTTTTCCCACAATATTTTTCTGTAATTTGGATCGAAACATATCTTTACATTCCGTTTTTTTGCGAGTGAAATGATGCTTAAAACAGTTGAACGCGAAGGTTCCCTTGAAATGGGCCAACTGCTAAAATGAATTAAATCCACTTTTGTGATAAGCTTTTCCGCATTTTCTGGAAGTTTAAGCTGAAAATCAGCGCCTCTTAACGGAAGAAAATCTGGCGTACCTTTTGATTTTGAGACCAAAACCACGGATGTTGGATAAATTGGATCAAATTGGATATACTTCGTTTCCATATGTTGACTTTTTAATTTTTCAACCAGTGCCTTTCCAAGGGAATCGCTTCCAACTCTTGAAAGAAGAATAGGGTTTATTCCTAAAGAAACAAGATTGGCTGCTATGTTGGCCGGTGAGCCGCCAAAGTGTTTTTCGAATGTTTTTGCTTCGGATAGATTTTTGACGTATTCTTTGGATATCAAGTCTATAAGTAGTTCACCTATTACCAAAATATTCAACGTTTTCACTTCGCTTCTTGTTGTTTTTGTTGTTTCAATATATACCATGATGTTTTGATTTGTCAAGATGTATAGTTGGTGAGTCGTGAATGGTAAGAGGTAAGCTAAGTGTTGGAAAATTCGGTTCTCATCAGTTTAGTGTGGGTAAAATATGCCGATTCTTCATTCTGCCTGTTGTTGTAGTTCTGAACAAAATCATCCCAAAATACCTTGTTATCAAGTAAAAGGACAAGCACCCTCGAAGTACTTGTCAGAACATATGAGATCCCCATCTGGAGATTCACAAATATGAGGTTGGGAGGCACAGGACGTGCCGAGAAAGCGAAGCACTCACGGACGAGTGTCTGAGCGTGCCTCATATTTTGAATCGTAAGATGGAAAAAGAGCGAATCCGTTCTGACAGGACTTCGAAAAAAATCACCTTGGCCGCTTGTAAAGCGGTAGTAAAATGTCAAAGGATGCTATTATTCGAAATATGTTATCCACACAAATTCGCAGAGAACTGAAAATGCTTGAATGATGAGATTTAATCCCTTTTTGAAATACTTTGTAACATTGACGCACATGATGAGTAAGTATAGGATATAATCATTATGATGAGGAGGGATGTTTGATTGTCAAAGAGAATAGGAATAGTTTCTTCAAAAAGCAACGTTTTGGAATTACTAGAGAACGAGCTTAGGCAGATCTTAAAAGGTAAGGTGGAATTTGTACGCTACATCGTAAATGAGAAAAATGTGCTTTGTGATGTGGATGTGGTGGTGTTGTCGGGGGGAGCTGTTGCCAAATACGTTTCAACTCCCGTGAACAAATCCGTCCCCATTTTAACTCCAAGACGTACGATAACGCTTGCTGGATGGAGAAGGTTAAAATCCATTCCCGAGGGGACATCAGTGCTTGTGGTAAATGACACGAAAGAAACTGCCGAAGAAACCGTTAACCTTTTTAAAGAATTCGGTCTTCGCCTTAAATTTTATCCTTACTATCCTGGATGTGCTCAATTTCCAAAGTGCAGAATAGCCATAACCCCAGGAGAAAGTAGATACGTTCCTTTGTTTGTGCAAAAGATCGTGGATGTTGGAGATAGAATATTTGAACCTTCCACCATTTTAGAGTTGCTCTTCATGTTGGATTTGTTTAAATGGGAAGATCTTCAAGAACTTTCCAAGTATTCAAAAACCGTTAAATCCACCCAACCTGCCCTTCAAAAATTCCTCTTTGATATGGCTGCCATAAGACTTGAACTGGAAACCGTCCTTTCTATGGCTCGTCAGGCGGTGATGGCCTTTTCGAAGGAAGACGGGAAAATCGTTTTCTTCAATGAATTTGCCCGGGAATACGCCGGAATTAACAGCCGCGATGCTTCAAAAAATGCAAAAAAAGTGTTGAAAAAACTTGGAATAAAGGATGCATCCAAGGAATTGCACAACGAAATAGTGGAAATAAACGATATGGAAATGGTGTTGAATTCAAAGACAACTCCCTTCGGAACCACGATCGTTTCTTTTTATCCTGTTGAACTTCACAGAGAGATCGAAAGAAAGCGAATGGTTAAAATAAAGAAATCAGGAATGATAGCCCATTCAAAATTCACCGACATCGTGGGAGGGCAAGAGATACAAAAGACGATAAAACTTGCCAAGAAAATGGCTTTATCTGATGCGCCCATATTGTTGGAAGGAGAGAGCGGCACAGGAAAAGAGCTTTTCGCACAAGCCATTCACAATTATTCAAAAAGGAGTGGACCTTTTGTTCCAATAAATTGTGCATCTCTTTCAGAAGAATTGTTGGAGAGTGAACTTTTCGGTTACGTTGAAGGGGCGTTCACCGGAGCAAAGAAAGGTGGAAAGTTGGGGCTTTTCGAGGTTGCCAACGGCGGAACAATTTTTCTTGACGAGATATCCGAACTTTCTCTCGCCTTGCAATCAAAACTGTTAAGAGTGCTTCAAGAAAAAGAGATCATAAGAGTGGGAGGAGTTCAGCTTATACCCGTAAATGTCAGGGTTATAGCAGCAACCAACGGTAATTTGTTTGAAATGATGGAAAGCGGCAAATTCAGAATGGATCTCTTTTATAGAATATCCACGTTTCAATTAAGGCTTCCTCCTTTACGTGAAAGAATAGAAGATCTTGAAATGCTAATTAACTTTTTGATAAGCAAGAATGGTTATGACATATTCATAAGGAAAGAGGTTTTACAAACGCTGAAAAAATATAAATGGCCAGGGAACATCAGGGAAGTGGAAAATTTCATAGATTACGTTGGAAACCTCTTTTCTGGTGAAATAGGTTTTAATGAACTTCCACCGTATCTTTCAAAAAGGATACTTTTATCGGATGAGATAAGTGAGGAGGAAATAAGGGTTCTAAGATTTTTGAAAAACATTGGTAATTCAGGAAGACAAAAGGTGGCAAAAGCTTGCAGGATGAACGAAAGAAAAACAAGGAAAATCCTAGAAAAGCTACAAAGAAAAGGTTTTATCTCCATAAGTCGTGGAAGAAATGGAACTAAAATTACAGAAATGGGCGTCCAATTTCTAGAGACGAATTATGTGAAAGATAGAAGATAAAAGAGCAATTTTCATCTGCTTAAATTCTCGAATGTGTTCCAATTAAAGATCCATTTTATTTTTCTATCCTTCTTACAATCCTTCTTTTATCAATGAATATGGCATTCTCCTTTTAACTTAAAAAATGGCATGAATATTGCTATACATAAAAAGGGGATGCTATATGCTAAAAGTTTTGAAAGATTTAGAAGTTTACTCTCCACGTTATATAGGCAAGAAAAACTTGCTAATTTCTAACGGAATAATTGAAGACATCTTTGAAGAAGAAAAATACACAGATATTCCCGTCAAAGATATGAAAGGAATGTACGCTTTCCCGGGCTTTATAGATGGTCATGTGCACGTAATAGGAGGAGGTGGGGAAGCGGGCTTTACTTCAAGAATAGAAGAGATAAAAACGAAGAAACTCTTAAAGTGTGGAGTAACAGGTGTAATTGGACTTTTAGGAACTGATTCTGTTACACGATCTTTGATATCTCTTTTTGCAAAAATCATGGCTTTAAGGGAAGATGGTATAAACGCTTACATGGTAACTGGTTCCTATTCTTATCCGGTTAAAACCATCACTGGTAGCGTAGAAAAGGATATGATACTCATCGAACCTGTTATAGGTATTGGTGAATTGGCTATATCAGATACACGAAGTAGTGGCGTTGATGCAAAGGAATTGAAAAGGGTTGCTCATGAAGTTTACGTTTCTTCGTTAATAGGAAAGAAAAGCGGAAAGATAATAGTCCATGTTGGTAAATTACCAAGCAAGCTTTCCTTGCTCTTTGAAACTGTGAAGGATGGGGAGATAAACAAAAATGTTTTTCTTCCTACCCATGTGAATAGGAATTACGAACTCTTAAAAGATGCAGCAAAATGGGTAAAAAGTGGAGGATACATAGATTTAACGGCAGCTGATGAGGAAAGCAGAAGCATTTCTGTAAAAGAAGCGGTGAAATTCCTTTTAAAAGAGGATGTGAATTTGGAACATGTCCTTATCAGTAGCGATGCACAAGGAAGTTTGCCTTCTTTTAATGGTAATGGAGATTTGGATTCTATAAGAGTATCGGATTGTTCCGTTCTGCTAAATTCGTTCAGAGAGTGTGTAGAAAGCGGAATGGGCGTTGAAGAGGCTTTAAGGATGTTCACTTCTAATGTTTCTGGTTTTTTTGGATTCAATTCTGGAAAAATTGAAAGGGGGAAGAGAGCAGATATACTTTTTGTGAATCCATCAGATTTAACGTTGAACGCTGTGATGGTGAGAGGGGAAATTCATGCTTTGGATGGTAACAAGAGTGGTGTTTGAAAATAAAGGGAGGTGTTTATCTTGTCCAAACGTTATTTCTTCTTAACGTTTTTAGTGGTTTTGCTTGCGGGAGCTCTTGCATTCGCAACGGTTCCCAATCCGGATACAATCATTCAATTGACGGATAGCGATATAGTGAGTCTTGATCCGTTTTGGCCCTATTCGCCTCCGTCTAACAACATCGATTTCCAGATTTATGAGAGTTTGGTTCAATACGATGCTTCAAGCACATCGCGATTTCTACCGATGCTCTCTACCAACGTTCCTTCTGTAAAAGATGGAACGATCCTTGATAACGGCAAGACGTACATATTTCACATACGTCAAAATGTGAAATTCCATAACGGAGATGTACTTACACCGGAAGATGTGAAGTATTCTCTGGAGAGGTTGGTTATATTCGATCGTTCTGGTGGTCCATCGTGGATGGTTACAAGACCGCTCACTGGTGTGGACAGTTTGGCTGACTTAGCGATGAAGTACGCTGGCGTGAAAAAATGGAGTGACATGATCGAAAATGGTTCTCTTAAGCCAGAATATAAAGATGCCATTCTTAAAGCCTTCAATGTCCTGGATAAATCGATAGAGGTAAAAGGAAATGATGTGATCATTCACATGCCAAAACCTTATCCTTCTCTTATTTCCATTCTCGCCCACGGTATATGTGGCTCTTACATATTAGACAAAAAATGGGCTGTTGAAAACGGAGCATGGGATGGAAAAGCTTCCACATGGTGGAAATATCACAACCCAGTTCGTGAAAAAGATCCACTTTACGCCATTACAAATGGAACAGGCCCTTACATGTTGATAAGATGGGAAAGAGGCGTACAAATAACGCTTCACAGATTTGATGGCTATTGGAGAACCCCGGCGAAGATCAAGAACGTCATAATTAAAGTTGTGAAAGAGTACACCACACGAAAATTGATGCTTGAACACGGAGACGCTGATATAGTGACCATACCTCAACAGTACATTCCTCAAGTGAAAAACATTGCCGGCGTTGAAGTGGTTGAAAGACTTCCAATTTTGGGAGAAGATTGTGGATTTATGACCTATTCCATCAACACGAACGGCAATCCATATGTTGGAAGTGGAAAACTC
It contains:
- a CDS encoding glucuronate isomerase → MKVEKHELGELIEKIMNETPIIDVHTHIFDKSFGSLLLWGIDELLVYHYLVAEAMRYTDMPYEKFWSMSKREQADFIWKTLFIDRTPISEATRGVLTVLEELGLEVYERRLDSYRNYFENQNVSNYIDTVFKKANIKYVVMTNDPFVDAEREVWENGHEKDERFKSALRIDPLLVKWPTTYPKLKEWGYDVTEKLTEKTLEEIKRFLNDWIDKMDPLYMAASLPPTLKVPSDNETSIIIEKAIVEVSRERDIPFAMMIGVKKLTNPELLLAGDSVGKANIESLEYLAKTYPHNKFIITMLSRENQHELVVAARKFRNIHIFGCWWFLNNPSIIEELTRERIEMLGWGFTVQHSDARVLDQVMYKWKHSKEIIKNVLIEKYSQILDDGWNVSEEEMRRDMKTLFGGEFEEFLNRKF
- a CDS encoding DUF998 domain-containing protein, with the protein product MRKYFRYFKYCGVASIILFFFIVGIGIYYNPAFSFFKNAFSDLGSYYANFPTIFNVGLFFVAILMFLFSIYMMEISGNKMQTIAGAYISIASIFISLIGLYNENTKPHDFIALYFFIQYFLGIITYGLGNWKNKVKLSISLLLFGGFILVFFIPWPSLAMAESYAILLILTFTILVWKTER
- a CDS encoding glycosyltransferase, coding for MRIAFFNPQGNFDPHDSYWTSHPDFGGQLVYVKEVATAMASLGIKVDIFTRRIEDPQWPEFSSKIDHYPGVSNLNIVRINFGGKKFLPKEKLWPYLKEYVKGIEKFYQSEGEMPDFVTGHYGDGGISAAMFASITNIPYSFTAHSLGAQKMDKLHVTKQNIEEMDTKYNFSTRIQAERTAMKYSSFNVVSTSMERFEQYSHQLYKGWISVEEDEKFKVIPPGVNLKIFNEHSSAQDEQMEKRLENVVAKYATSSRIDLPLIILSSRIEQKKNHISALKAYLNDEWLKNHANFLIVVRGMKNVYEEYKNLEENEKNVLSEMVNLIQKEKAEDRVFFIQANGQNELASLYRIASKKKSIFCNPALYEPFGLSIIEAMACGLPVVATKNGGPSEILKESGQEYGVLVNPEVPSEIAKGFTELLKNVDVYLTFQRKALMRVKEKYTWNATAQGYLKAINEAKAPFKKPEIPNFFWEGKLAPTLNL
- a CDS encoding carbohydrate kinase family protein, which translates into the protein MNILVIGELLIDLISKEYVKNLSEAKTFEKHFGGSPANIAANLVSLGINPILLSRVGSDSLGKALVEKLKSQHMETKYIQFDPIYPTSVVLVSKSKGTPDFLPLRGADFQLKLPENAEKLITKVDLIHFSSWPISREPSRSTVLSIISLAKKRNVKICFDPNYRKILWEKEGNGTSFIKKMLKDIFLMKPSLDDAKCLLGDMTPEKYIQTFHRLGVKNVVLTLGKDGALVSNGKAIRKMPSLARKVVDSTGAGDAFWSGMYYSLLKGNDIFESAKFGSATAAFRVENVGSDTPLPSAKKIVENYLHNNDKTNDERMS
- a CDS encoding sigma-54 interaction domain-containing protein, with the protein product MSKRIGIVSSKSNVLELLENELRQILKGKVEFVRYIVNEKNVLCDVDVVVLSGGAVAKYVSTPVNKSVPILTPRRTITLAGWRRLKSIPEGTSVLVVNDTKETAEETVNLFKEFGLRLKFYPYYPGCAQFPKCRIAITPGESRYVPLFVQKIVDVGDRIFEPSTILELLFMLDLFKWEDLQELSKYSKTVKSTQPALQKFLFDMAAIRLELETVLSMARQAVMAFSKEDGKIVFFNEFAREYAGINSRDASKNAKKVLKKLGIKDASKELHNEIVEINDMEMVLNSKTTPFGTTIVSFYPVELHREIERKRMVKIKKSGMIAHSKFTDIVGGQEIQKTIKLAKKMALSDAPILLEGESGTGKELFAQAIHNYSKRSGPFVPINCASLSEELLESELFGYVEGAFTGAKKGGKLGLFEVANGGTIFLDEISELSLALQSKLLRVLQEKEIIRVGGVQLIPVNVRVIAATNGNLFEMMESGKFRMDLFYRISTFQLRLPPLRERIEDLEMLINFLISKNGYDIFIRKEVLQTLKKYKWPGNIREVENFIDYVGNLFSGEIGFNELPPYLSKRILLSDEISEEEIRVLRFLKNIGNSGRQKVAKACRMNERKTRKILEKLQRKGFISISRGRNGTKITEMGVQFLETNYVKDRR
- the iadA gene encoding beta-aspartyl-peptidase yields the protein MLKVLKDLEVYSPRYIGKKNLLISNGIIEDIFEEEKYTDIPVKDMKGMYAFPGFIDGHVHVIGGGGEAGFTSRIEEIKTKKLLKCGVTGVIGLLGTDSVTRSLISLFAKIMALREDGINAYMVTGSYSYPVKTITGSVEKDMILIEPVIGIGELAISDTRSSGVDAKELKRVAHEVYVSSLIGKKSGKIIVHVGKLPSKLSLLFETVKDGEINKNVFLPTHVNRNYELLKDAAKWVKSGGYIDLTAADEESRSISVKEAVKFLLKEDVNLEHVLISSDAQGSLPSFNGNGDLDSIRVSDCSVLLNSFRECVESGMGVEEALRMFTSNVSGFFGFNSGKIERGKRADILFVNPSDLTLNAVMVRGEIHALDGNKSGV
- a CDS encoding ABC transporter substrate-binding protein; amino-acid sequence: MSKRYFFLTFLVVLLAGALAFATVPNPDTIIQLTDSDIVSLDPFWPYSPPSNNIDFQIYESLVQYDASSTSRFLPMLSTNVPSVKDGTILDNGKTYIFHIRQNVKFHNGDVLTPEDVKYSLERLVIFDRSGGPSWMVTRPLTGVDSLADLAMKYAGVKKWSDMIENGSLKPEYKDAILKAFNVLDKSIEVKGNDVIIHMPKPYPSLISILAHGICGSYILDKKWAVENGAWDGKASTWWKYHNPVREKDPLYAITNGTGPYMLIRWERGVQITLHRFDGYWRTPAKIKNVIIKVVKEYTTRKLMLEHGDADIVTIPQQYIPQVKNIAGVEVVERLPILGEDCGFMTYSINTNGNPYVGSGKLDGNGIPPDFFSDVNVRKAFSYMFPYKLYIKEVW